From Hydractinia symbiolongicarpus strain clone_291-10 chromosome 11, HSymV2.1, whole genome shotgun sequence, the proteins below share one genomic window:
- the LOC130614043 gene encoding uncharacterized protein LOC130614043 isoform X2, with product MHKLKGKVEAYVVSTMEDNQRTSLLDNLAISAEKIEEEAERNYISNKERIINDGANVIDFCECLLAVLSHEMRRPNATQRPSFWSVAEKLSPKNTIQMIYRLSGIRQSDNSRCHAWIRYALKEGSIGSFLSVLSEDSRLLKEFYKPAAFVRDITKMESAKSLILHTISLIHFQIEIEKSAGNQQVLIDSQIKPEIPQEITYTKKLHNSDVTTNLKRRRKTRGNSANIVNIEESMTNGETLVCNDDDKHSLTGSIGSFCDDEMASEHKIEIKTINEDNILGVINNSKAMSEINTFVEEIIDGPTYAPATSNKNNLVDLVEKNDINAEDIDGRRKLPQLDDKETSNDSLSQNQELTHEIIMDEVSSKTLLEVVSMNLPKNSDSCFSSANNNDVAFDTDNDAKDIKKSQEINTFNDLHSKINNVAAIYQHDGSTITKSLSNESLNVTNVDEDHHDSSNNYIINVENNENKIGPESEFSLSVSDGNMHSSEHRLKISGNINHSLASAFQPVTHIERAESSGLSNVTHPEKNDEIAKRSIIIDVIKSHENISEKQIQCNTTLGKNDSVSSNTKDQTKNVADVFSTCNFVQTDDNSETTIEIMDETKNSIETENKQEVSKTTGEFTSTDYSLNQTDDDFETTIEKNDETENSIETENKQDISITNGEFTSTDYSLNQTNDDFETIIEKNDEMENSIETENKQEVSKTTDVLTSTDYSLNLTNEEYRNQTDVYSSSPPAKRYEISGSQQLVNVLQTSASNTPSKSGMEEYYVPGIHTKCDAVADHYKSTPIKNISADSREHIDDNAPSPSNSSFKSFEKSLFKKNMRQSSSSYNSRKGTLTSYDARSFYSDSESDTCSMSEQSFSILADLGITDDFIGIKEDHFSSPESFMGFSSYEELENAISTCKQLIRQAPEKSQRKKDLVTQLVQLRLKLHELKESSQIETPKGVKKVLGHQFYKQGKVTSTFDCDACAATIFPLLQTVYVCNDCNFHCHRKCLKMLDKPCVHKKVCIETYELKICPETGLAMQQYRCPDCHKRLGIQDGNFDARLCDYTGQKYCLSCHWNEFCIIPARVIHNWDFTMYKVSRQSKHVLQLLSKKPEINLQSINPAIFNFVDELRDIRTLREQIMLMKAYLTTCRIAVQEKLLLGLKNRQHFVDNSDTYSMKDLIDIHEDILLDELTRKYAIFSKHIKFDCPLCQGKGFFCETCKSEEVIFPFDNHVILCKKCNSTFHRTCFDQRNCPKCQRNAKRKSIKIEQFSN from the exons ATGCATAAACTTAAAGGAAAGGTTGAAG CCTATGTTGTTTCAACAATGGAAGATAATCAACGCACTTCGTTGCTGGATAATTTGGCAATTTCTGCAGAAAAA ATTGAAGAAGAAGCTGAACGAAACTATATCTCAAATAAAGAAAGAATCATCAATGATGGTGCAAATGTCATCGATTTTTGTGAATGCTTATTGGCCGTCTTGAGTCATGAAATGCGCCG ACCTAATGCCACACAGAGACCTTCGTTTTGGTCTGTTGCTGAAAAACTTTCTCCTAAAAATACTATACAAATGATATACAG ATTATCTGGTATCAGGCAAAGTGACAATTCCAGATGCCATGCATGGATAAGATATGCTTTGAAAGAAGGAAGCATAGGCAGCTTTTTATCCGTACTGAGTGAAGACAGTCGCTTACtcaa AGAGTTTTACAAACCTGCTGCATTTGTACGTGACATCACAAAAATGGAATCAGCAAAAAGTTTAATTCTTCATACAATATCTTTGATTCATTTCCAAAT TGAAATTGAGAAATCAGCTGGAAATCAACAGGTACTAATTGATTCACAAATCAAACCAGAGATACCTCAAGAAA TAACGTACACAAAAAAACTACACAACTCTGATGTAACAACCAATTTGAAACGCCGGCGCAAAACTCGAGGCAATTCTGCAAATATAGTAAATATTGAAGAATCCATGACAAATGGTGAAACTTTGGTGTGTAATGATGATGACAAACACTCTTTAACTGGATCGATAGGTTCTTTTTGTGATGATGAGATGGCTAGTGAACATAAAATAGAAATTAAAACTATTAATGAAGATAATATACTAGGAgttataaataattcaaaagCGATGAGCGAAATTAATACATTTGTGGAGGAGATAATAGATGGACCCACATATGCCCCTGCCACAAGTAATAAGAACAATTTAGTTGATTTAGtggaaaaaaatgacataaatGCTGAAGACATAGATGGAAGGAGAAAACTTCCACAACTTGATGATAAAGAAACAAGCAATGATTCACTATCACAGAACCAAGAACTAACGCATGAGATTATCATGGATGAAGTTTCCTCAAAAACTTTGTTAGAAGTTGTTTCTATGAACCTGCCAAAAAACTCTGACAGTTGTTTTTCCTCTGCTAACAATAATGATGTAGCTTTTGATACAGATAATGATGCAAAGGATATTAAAAAAAGTCAAGAGATTAATACTTTTAATGATTTGCATAGTAAGATAAATAACGTAGCAGCCATTTATCAACATGATGGTTCAACGATAACAAAATCATTATCGAACGAATCCCTTAACGTTACTAATGTTGATGAAGATCACCATGATTCATCTAATAATTATATTATTAATgttgaaaataacgaaaacaaAATTGGACCCGAATCAGAATTCTCGTTATCTGTGAGTGATGGTAATATGCATTCATCGGAGCATAGACTAAAAATTTCGGGTAATATAAATCACTCTTTGGCATCTGCTTTTCAACCTGTCACACATATAGAGAGGGCAGAATCTTCTGGTTTAAGTAATGTAACACATCCAGAAAAGAACGATGAAATAGCTAAACGTAGTATAATTATTGACGTTATAAAATCTCATGAAAATATTTCAGAAAAACAAATTCAATGTAACACTACTCTTGGAAAAAATGATTCTGTAAGCTCTAATACTAAagaccaaacaaaaaacgttgCTGATGTTTTCTCTACATGTAATTTTGTACAGACAGATGATAACTCTGAAACAACAATAGAAATAATGGACGAAACGAAAAACTCCATTGAAACTGAAAACAAGCAGGAAGTTTCTAAAACAACTGGTGAATTCACAAGCACTGACTACAGTTTGAATCAAACAGATGATGACTTTGAAACAACAATAGAAAAGAATGACGAAACGGAAAACTCCATTGAAACTGAAAACAAGCAGGATATTTCTATAACAAATGGTGAATTCACAAGCACTGACTACAGTTTGAATCAAACAAATGATGACTTTGAAACAATAATAGAAAAGAATGACGAAATGGAAAACTCCATTGAAACTGAAAACAAGCAGGAAGTGTCTAAAACAACTGATGTATTGACAAGCACTGACTACAGTTTGAATCTTACCAATGAGGAATATAGAAATCAAACTGATGTATACAGCAGTTCCCCACCAGCAAAACGATATGAAATTTCGGGATCTCAACAATTAGTAAATGTTTTACAAACATCAGCTTCGAATACCCCCAGTAAAAGTGGTATGGAAGAATATTATGTTCCAGGTATACATACAAAATGTGATGCAGTGGCAGATCATTATAAAAGTACACCAATAAAGAACATCAGTGCAGATTCTAGAGAACACATTGATGATAATGCGCCTTCACCttcaaattcttcttttaaatcCTTTGAGAAAAGtttgttcaaaaaaaatatgcgcCAAAGTAGTAGCTCTTATAATTCAAGAAAAGGAACTTTAACGTCATATGATGCAAGAAGCTTTTACTCTGATTCAGAAAGTGATACTTGTAGTATGAGCGAGCAAAGTTTTAGCATACTTGCCGATCTTGGTATAACAGATGATTTTATTGGAATAAAAGAAGATCACTTTTCTTCACCTGAG TCTTTCATGGGATTCTCCTCTTATGAAGAATTAGAAAATGCTATCTCAACATGTAAGCAACTTATTCGCCAAGCTCCTGAAAAATCTCAACGGAAGAAGGATCTCGTTACACAGCTTGTGCAATTGCGGTTAAAACTACATGAATTGAAG GAATCTTCGCAAATCGAGACTCCTAAAGGTGTGAAGAAAGTATTAGGTCACCAATTTTACAAGCAGGGTAAAGTAACATCGACGTTTGACTGTGATGCCTGCGCTGCTACAATATTCCCATTACTGCAAACTGTTTATGTTTGCAATG acTGTAATTTTCACTGTCATCGGAAATGTCTGAAGATGCTAGATAAACCCTGTGTACACAAAAAG GTATGCATTGAAACGTATGAATTAAAAATATGTCCTGAAACTGGATTAGCCATGCAGCAGTACAGGTGTCCAGATTGTCACAAACGTTTAGGCATTC AGGATGGAAACTTTGATGCTCGTTTATGTGATTACACAGGCCAAAAGTACTGCCTTTCTTGTCATTGGAACGAATTTTGTATCATACCAGCACGGGTAATTCACAACTGGGACTTCACAATGTATAAG gtttCTCGCCAGTCTAAACATGTATTACAGCTGCTGTCGAAGAAGCCTGAAATTAACCTACAATCTATAAATCCAGccatttttaactttgttgatGAGTTGAGAGATATTCGG ACACTTCGTGAACAAATCATGTTAATGAAAGCCTACTTAACAACGTGTAGAATCGCTGTGCAAGAAAAACTGTTACTTGGG CTTAAGAATCGACAGCACTTTGTTGATAACTCAGATACATACTCTATGAAAGACTTGATTGATATTCATGAAGATATACTCCTGGATGAACTAACACGAAAATACGCCATTTTTTCCAAGCATATTAAATTTGATTGCCCG cttTGTCAAGGAAAAGGATTTTTCTGCGAAACTTGTAAAAGCGAAGAAGTGATTTTTCCGTTTGATAATCACGTTatactttgtaaaaaatgtaacaGCACTTTCCACAG GACTTGCTTTGACCAACGCAATTGTCCCAAATGTCAACGAAATGCAAAGAGAAAATCTATTAAAATAGAACAGTTTTCCAACTAG
- the LOC130614043 gene encoding uncharacterized protein LOC130614043 isoform X1, whose translation MHKLKGKVEAYVVSTMEDNQRTSLLDNLAISAEKIEEEAERNYISNKERIINDGANVIDFCECLLAVLSHEMRRPNATQRPSFWSVAEKLSPKNTIQMIYRLSGIRQSDNSRCHAWIRYALKEGSIGSFLSVLSEDSRLLKEFYKPAAFVRDITKMESAKSLILHTISLIHFQIEIEKSAGNQQVLIDSQIKPEIPQEITYTKKLHNSDVTTNLKRRRKTRGNSANIVNIEESMTNGETLVCNDDDKHSLTGSIGSFCDDEMASEHKIEIKTINEDNILGVINNSKAMSEINTFVEEIIDGPTYAPATSNKNNLVDLVEKNDINAEDIDGRRKLPQLDDKETSNDSLSQNQELTHEIIMDEVSSKTLLEVVSMNLPKNSDSCFSSANNNDVAFDTDNDAKDIKKSQEINTFNDLHSKINNVAAIYQHDGSTITKSLSNESLNVTNVDEDHHDSSNNYIINVENNENKIGPESEFSLSVSDGNMHSSEHRLKISGNINHSLASAFQPVTHIERAESSGLSNVTHPEKNDEIAKRSIIIDVIKSHENISEKQIQCNTTLGKNDSVSSNTKDQTKNVADVFSTCNFVQTDDNSETTIEIMDETKNSIETENKQEVSKTTGEFTSTDYSLNQTDDDFETTIEKNDETENSIETENKQDISITNGEFTSTDYSLNQTNDDFETIIEKNDEMENSIETENKQEVSKTTDVLTSTDYSLNLTNEEYRNQTDVYSSSPPAKRYEISGSQQLVNVLQTSASNTPSKSGMEEYYVPGIHTKCDAVADHYKSTPIKNISADSREHIDDNAPSPSNSSFKSFEKSLFKKNMRQSSSSYNSRKGTLTSYDARSFYSDSESDTCSMSEQSFSILADLGITDDFIGIKEDHFSSPESFMGFSSYEELENAISTCKQLIRQAPEKSQRKKDLVTQLVQLRLKLHELKESSQIETPKGVKKVLGHQFYKQGKVTSTFDCDACAATIFPLLQTVYVCNDCNFHCHRKCLKMLDKPCVHKKVCIETYELKICPETGLAMQQYRCPDCHKRLGIQDGNFDARLCDYTGQKYCLSCHWNEFCIIPARVIHNWDFTMYKVSRQSKHVLQLLSKKPEINLQSINPAIFNFVDELRDIRTLREQIMLMKAYLTTCRIAVQEKLLLGLKNRQHFVDNSDTYSMKDLIDIHEDILLDELTRKYAIFSKHIKFDCPLCQGKGFFCETCKSEEVIFPFDNHVILCKKCNSTFHRYNSLVLLRKAFNVFEGSFFTVGKECEVCFLFVCFPLFFVLFSISSQTTSVISKFHPCLIRIERRDGKPLKNA comes from the exons ATGCATAAACTTAAAGGAAAGGTTGAAG CCTATGTTGTTTCAACAATGGAAGATAATCAACGCACTTCGTTGCTGGATAATTTGGCAATTTCTGCAGAAAAA ATTGAAGAAGAAGCTGAACGAAACTATATCTCAAATAAAGAAAGAATCATCAATGATGGTGCAAATGTCATCGATTTTTGTGAATGCTTATTGGCCGTCTTGAGTCATGAAATGCGCCG ACCTAATGCCACACAGAGACCTTCGTTTTGGTCTGTTGCTGAAAAACTTTCTCCTAAAAATACTATACAAATGATATACAG ATTATCTGGTATCAGGCAAAGTGACAATTCCAGATGCCATGCATGGATAAGATATGCTTTGAAAGAAGGAAGCATAGGCAGCTTTTTATCCGTACTGAGTGAAGACAGTCGCTTACtcaa AGAGTTTTACAAACCTGCTGCATTTGTACGTGACATCACAAAAATGGAATCAGCAAAAAGTTTAATTCTTCATACAATATCTTTGATTCATTTCCAAAT TGAAATTGAGAAATCAGCTGGAAATCAACAGGTACTAATTGATTCACAAATCAAACCAGAGATACCTCAAGAAA TAACGTACACAAAAAAACTACACAACTCTGATGTAACAACCAATTTGAAACGCCGGCGCAAAACTCGAGGCAATTCTGCAAATATAGTAAATATTGAAGAATCCATGACAAATGGTGAAACTTTGGTGTGTAATGATGATGACAAACACTCTTTAACTGGATCGATAGGTTCTTTTTGTGATGATGAGATGGCTAGTGAACATAAAATAGAAATTAAAACTATTAATGAAGATAATATACTAGGAgttataaataattcaaaagCGATGAGCGAAATTAATACATTTGTGGAGGAGATAATAGATGGACCCACATATGCCCCTGCCACAAGTAATAAGAACAATTTAGTTGATTTAGtggaaaaaaatgacataaatGCTGAAGACATAGATGGAAGGAGAAAACTTCCACAACTTGATGATAAAGAAACAAGCAATGATTCACTATCACAGAACCAAGAACTAACGCATGAGATTATCATGGATGAAGTTTCCTCAAAAACTTTGTTAGAAGTTGTTTCTATGAACCTGCCAAAAAACTCTGACAGTTGTTTTTCCTCTGCTAACAATAATGATGTAGCTTTTGATACAGATAATGATGCAAAGGATATTAAAAAAAGTCAAGAGATTAATACTTTTAATGATTTGCATAGTAAGATAAATAACGTAGCAGCCATTTATCAACATGATGGTTCAACGATAACAAAATCATTATCGAACGAATCCCTTAACGTTACTAATGTTGATGAAGATCACCATGATTCATCTAATAATTATATTATTAATgttgaaaataacgaaaacaaAATTGGACCCGAATCAGAATTCTCGTTATCTGTGAGTGATGGTAATATGCATTCATCGGAGCATAGACTAAAAATTTCGGGTAATATAAATCACTCTTTGGCATCTGCTTTTCAACCTGTCACACATATAGAGAGGGCAGAATCTTCTGGTTTAAGTAATGTAACACATCCAGAAAAGAACGATGAAATAGCTAAACGTAGTATAATTATTGACGTTATAAAATCTCATGAAAATATTTCAGAAAAACAAATTCAATGTAACACTACTCTTGGAAAAAATGATTCTGTAAGCTCTAATACTAAagaccaaacaaaaaacgttgCTGATGTTTTCTCTACATGTAATTTTGTACAGACAGATGATAACTCTGAAACAACAATAGAAATAATGGACGAAACGAAAAACTCCATTGAAACTGAAAACAAGCAGGAAGTTTCTAAAACAACTGGTGAATTCACAAGCACTGACTACAGTTTGAATCAAACAGATGATGACTTTGAAACAACAATAGAAAAGAATGACGAAACGGAAAACTCCATTGAAACTGAAAACAAGCAGGATATTTCTATAACAAATGGTGAATTCACAAGCACTGACTACAGTTTGAATCAAACAAATGATGACTTTGAAACAATAATAGAAAAGAATGACGAAATGGAAAACTCCATTGAAACTGAAAACAAGCAGGAAGTGTCTAAAACAACTGATGTATTGACAAGCACTGACTACAGTTTGAATCTTACCAATGAGGAATATAGAAATCAAACTGATGTATACAGCAGTTCCCCACCAGCAAAACGATATGAAATTTCGGGATCTCAACAATTAGTAAATGTTTTACAAACATCAGCTTCGAATACCCCCAGTAAAAGTGGTATGGAAGAATATTATGTTCCAGGTATACATACAAAATGTGATGCAGTGGCAGATCATTATAAAAGTACACCAATAAAGAACATCAGTGCAGATTCTAGAGAACACATTGATGATAATGCGCCTTCACCttcaaattcttcttttaaatcCTTTGAGAAAAGtttgttcaaaaaaaatatgcgcCAAAGTAGTAGCTCTTATAATTCAAGAAAAGGAACTTTAACGTCATATGATGCAAGAAGCTTTTACTCTGATTCAGAAAGTGATACTTGTAGTATGAGCGAGCAAAGTTTTAGCATACTTGCCGATCTTGGTATAACAGATGATTTTATTGGAATAAAAGAAGATCACTTTTCTTCACCTGAG TCTTTCATGGGATTCTCCTCTTATGAAGAATTAGAAAATGCTATCTCAACATGTAAGCAACTTATTCGCCAAGCTCCTGAAAAATCTCAACGGAAGAAGGATCTCGTTACACAGCTTGTGCAATTGCGGTTAAAACTACATGAATTGAAG GAATCTTCGCAAATCGAGACTCCTAAAGGTGTGAAGAAAGTATTAGGTCACCAATTTTACAAGCAGGGTAAAGTAACATCGACGTTTGACTGTGATGCCTGCGCTGCTACAATATTCCCATTACTGCAAACTGTTTATGTTTGCAATG acTGTAATTTTCACTGTCATCGGAAATGTCTGAAGATGCTAGATAAACCCTGTGTACACAAAAAG GTATGCATTGAAACGTATGAATTAAAAATATGTCCTGAAACTGGATTAGCCATGCAGCAGTACAGGTGTCCAGATTGTCACAAACGTTTAGGCATTC AGGATGGAAACTTTGATGCTCGTTTATGTGATTACACAGGCCAAAAGTACTGCCTTTCTTGTCATTGGAACGAATTTTGTATCATACCAGCACGGGTAATTCACAACTGGGACTTCACAATGTATAAG gtttCTCGCCAGTCTAAACATGTATTACAGCTGCTGTCGAAGAAGCCTGAAATTAACCTACAATCTATAAATCCAGccatttttaactttgttgatGAGTTGAGAGATATTCGG ACACTTCGTGAACAAATCATGTTAATGAAAGCCTACTTAACAACGTGTAGAATCGCTGTGCAAGAAAAACTGTTACTTGGG CTTAAGAATCGACAGCACTTTGTTGATAACTCAGATACATACTCTATGAAAGACTTGATTGATATTCATGAAGATATACTCCTGGATGAACTAACACGAAAATACGCCATTTTTTCCAAGCATATTAAATTTGATTGCCCG cttTGTCAAGGAAAAGGATTTTTCTGCGAAACTTGTAAAAGCGAAGAAGTGATTTTTCCGTTTGATAATCACGTTatactttgtaaaaaatgtaacaGCACTTTCCACAG GTATAACAGTTTGGTATTATTGAGGAAAGCGTTTAACGTTTTTGaaggaagtttttttactgtggggaaAGAATGtgaagtttgttttttgttcgtttgttttccccttttttttgttctttttagtaTCTCCTCTCAAACAACGTCTGTAATTTCAAAGTTTCATCCATGTTTAATAAGGATTGAGCGGAGGGATGGAAAGCCTTTAAAAAATGCTTAA